One genomic segment of Microvirga ossetica includes these proteins:
- a CDS encoding NepR family anti-sigma factor, which translates to MSEETEPWRYPRLSDRDLLLCIGRDLKRLYAVTLQQPLPDDIEALLQKIEKAELNRMLRKHRAGDDACPLHGPW; encoded by the coding sequence ATGAGCGAAGAGACAGAACCCTGGCGTTACCCTCGTCTCTCAGACCGGGATCTTCTGCTTTGCATCGGTCGGGATCTCAAGCGACTTTATGCAGTTACGCTCCAGCAGCCCTTGCCAGACGATATCGAGGCTCTGCTCCAAAAGATCGAGAAGGCGGAGCTCAACAGGATGTTGCGGAAGCATAGGGCAGGGGACGACGCCTGCCCACTCCATGGCCCATGGTGA